A single genomic interval of Hevea brasiliensis isolate MT/VB/25A 57/8 chromosome 4, ASM3005281v1, whole genome shotgun sequence harbors:
- the LOC110657308 gene encoding uncharacterized protein LOC110657308, which produces MEWRKSYLDVILVPLGFFITMAYHIWLWHKVRTQPLSTIIGTNSSGRRYWVSAMMKDNDKKNILAVQTLRNLIMGSTLMATTSILLSAGLAAIISSTYSVKKPLNDAVYGAHGEFMVALKYVTLLCLFLFSFFCHSLSIRFVNQVNLLINTPPDPLSIVTPEYVTELLERGFILNTVGNRLFYVAMPFLLWIFGPVLVFLCSVTMIPVLYNLDFVFTKAKEKSRVNGDVDRDFV; this is translated from the exons ATCATATATGGTTGTGGCATAAGGTTAGAACGCAGCCCCTCTCCACCATCATTGGTACTAACTCCAGCGGACGCCGTTACTGGGTATCTGCCATGATGAAG GACAATGACAAGAAGAACATCTTGGCCGTCCAAACGCTTAGAAACTTGATAATGGGATCCACCTTAATGGCCACGACATCAATCCTTCTGTCTGCTGGGCTGGCAGCCATAATAAGCAGTACTTATAGCGTGAAGAAGCCATTAAACGATGCCGTCTATGGGGCTCATGGTGAATTTATGGTGGCATTGAAATATGTGACCCTGCTATGCTTATTCCTCTTCTCATTTTTTTGCCACTCTCTGTCCATTAGGTTTGTGAACCAGGTGAACTTACTCATAAACACTCCACCTGATCCCCTGTCCATTGTGACCCCTGAGTATGTAACCGAGCTACTAGAAAGGGGTTTTATTCTCAACACAGTGGGCAACAGGCTTTTTTATGTAGCCATGCCTTTTCTGCTGTGGATATTTGGGCCGGTGCTAGTTTTCTTGTGCTCTGTTACAATGATCCCAGTGCTTTACAATTTGGACTTCGTGTTTACCAAAGCAAAGGAAAAGAGCCGCGTTAATGGGGATGTGGATAGGGATTTTGTCTGA